One Streptococcus sp. DTU_2020_1001019_1_SI_AUS_MUR_006 DNA window includes the following coding sequences:
- the groL gene encoding chaperonin GroEL (60 kDa chaperone family; promotes refolding of misfolded polypeptides especially under stressful conditions; forms two stacked rings of heptamers to form a barrel-shaped 14mer; ends can be capped by GroES; misfolded proteins enter the barrel where they are refolded when GroES binds), with product MSKEIKFSSDARSAMVRGVDILADTVKVTLGPKGRNVVLEKSFGSPLITNDGVTIAKEIELEDHFENMGAKLVSEVASKTNDIAGDGTTTATVLTQAIVREGIKNVTAGANPIGIRRGIEAAVAAAVEALKNNAIPVANKEAIAQVAAVSSRSEKVGEYISEAMEKVGKDGVITIEESRGMETELEVVEGMQFDRGYLSQYMVTDNEKMVADLENPYILITDKKISNIQEILPLLESILQSSRPLLIIADDVDGEALPTLVLNKIRGTFNVVAVKAPGFGDRRKAMLEDIAILTGGTVITEDLGLELKDATIEALGQAAKVSVDKDSTVIVEGAGNPEAIANRVAVIKSQIETTTSEFDREKLQERLAKLSGGVAVIKVGAATETELKEMKLRIEDALNATRAAVEEGIVAGGGTALVNVISAVVALELEGDEATGRNIVLRALEEPVRQIAYNAGYEGSIVIDRLKNAELGTGFNAATGEWVNMIEAGIIDPVKVSRSALQNAASVASLILTTEAVVANKPEPAAPAPAMDPSMMGGY from the coding sequence ATGTCAAAAGAGATTAAATTTTCATCTGATGCGCGCTCAGCTATGGTCCGTGGTGTTGATATCCTAGCTGATACAGTTAAAGTAACCTTGGGGCCTAAAGGACGTAACGTAGTTCTTGAAAAATCATTCGGTTCACCATTGATTACCAATGATGGTGTAACAATCGCTAAAGAAATCGAACTAGAAGACCATTTTGAAAATATGGGTGCCAAATTGGTGTCAGAAGTGGCTTCTAAAACCAATGATATCGCTGGTGACGGGACAACTACTGCAACAGTTTTGACCCAAGCTATTGTTCGTGAAGGAATCAAAAACGTTACGGCTGGCGCAAACCCAATCGGTATCCGTCGTGGAATTGAAGCAGCGGTTGCTGCAGCAGTAGAAGCCTTGAAGAACAATGCTATTCCAGTTGCTAATAAAGAAGCAATCGCCCAAGTAGCTGCCGTATCCTCTCGCTCTGAAAAAGTTGGTGAATACATCTCTGAAGCCATGGAAAAAGTTGGTAAAGATGGAGTTATCACTATTGAAGAATCACGTGGAATGGAAACAGAGCTTGAAGTTGTAGAAGGAATGCAATTTGACCGTGGTTATCTATCACAGTACATGGTCACTGACAATGAAAAAATGGTTGCAGATCTTGAAAATCCATACATTTTGATTACAGATAAAAAGATTTCAAATATCCAAGAAATCTTGCCACTTCTAGAAAGCATTCTTCAAAGCAGTCGTCCCCTCTTGATCATTGCAGACGATGTTGACGGTGAAGCTCTTCCAACTCTTGTTTTGAACAAGATCCGTGGAACCTTCAACGTAGTTGCTGTTAAGGCACCAGGATTTGGTGACCGACGCAAGGCTATGTTGGAAGACATCGCAATTTTGACAGGCGGAACTGTTATCACAGAAGATCTTGGTCTTGAATTGAAAGATGCTACTATCGAAGCGCTTGGTCAAGCAGCTAAAGTGTCTGTTGATAAAGATAGTACAGTCATTGTAGAAGGTGCAGGTAATCCTGAAGCAATTGCTAACCGTGTCGCTGTCATCAAGTCTCAAATTGAAACAACAACATCAGAATTTGACCGTGAAAAACTCCAAGAACGCTTGGCTAAATTGTCAGGTGGGGTAGCAGTTATCAAGGTTGGTGCAGCAACTGAAACTGAGTTGAAAGAAATGAAACTCCGTATCGAAGATGCCCTCAATGCGACTCGCGCAGCTGTTGAGGAAGGTATCGTTGCAGGTGGTGGTACTGCCCTTGTCAATGTTATCTCTGCTGTTGTGGCCTTGGAGTTAGAAGGTGATGAAGCAACAGGACGCAACATTGTTCTTCGTGCCTTGGAAGAACCTGTACGTCAAATCGCTTACAATGCAGGTTATGAAGGTTCAATTGTTATTGATCGTTTGAAAAATGCAGAGCTTGGAACAGGCTTCAATGCTGCAACAGGTGAATGGGTCAACATGATTGAAGCAGGAATTATCGATCCTGTTAAGGTTAGCCGTTCAGCCCTTCAGAATGCAGCTTCAGTAGCAAGCTTGATTCTAACAACAGAAGCAGTCGTAGCTAACAAACCAGAACCAGCTGCACCAGCGCCAGCTATGGATCCATCAATGATGGGTGGATACTAA
- the serS gene encoding serine--tRNA ligase has protein sequence MLDIKRIRTDFDAVAEKLATRGVDAAILNEMKEIDAKRRDILVKVETLKAERNTVSAEIAQAKRNKENADDKIAAMQTLSAEVKALDAELAEIDAKLTEFTTTLPNIPADSVPIGADEDDNVEVRRWGTPREFDFEPKAHWDLGEDLGILDWERGGKVTGARFLFYKGLGARLERAIYNFMLDEHGKEGYTEVITPYMVNHDSMFGTGQYPKFKEDTFELKDTNYVLIPTAEVPLTNYYRDEILDGKDLPIYFTAMSPSFRSEAGSAGRDTRGLIRLHQFHKVEMVKFAKPEESYEELEKMTANAENILQKLNLPYRVVALSTGDMGFSAAKTYDLEVWIPAQNTYREISSCSNTEDFQARRAQIRYRDEADGKVKLLHTLNGSGLAVGRTVAAILENYQNEDGSVTIPEVLRPYMGGAEVIKP, from the coding sequence ATGTTAGATATCAAACGTATTCGTACAGACTTTGATGCTGTCGCAGAAAAACTAGCTACACGTGGTGTAGATGCTGCTATCTTGAACGAGATGAAAGAAATCGATGCCAAACGACGTGACATCTTGGTTAAGGTTGAAACCCTCAAGGCTGAACGTAACACAGTTTCTGCTGAGATTGCCCAAGCTAAACGTAACAAGGAAAATGCAGACGACAAGATTGCAGCTATGCAAACCCTATCTGCTGAGGTCAAAGCTCTTGATGCTGAATTGGCAGAAATTGATGCTAAATTGACAGAATTTACCACAACTCTTCCAAACATCCCAGCTGATAGCGTGCCTATCGGTGCAGACGAAGATGATAACGTAGAAGTTCGCCGTTGGGGAACTCCTCGCGAGTTCGACTTTGAACCAAAAGCTCACTGGGATCTAGGTGAAGACCTTGGTATTCTTGACTGGGAACGCGGCGGTAAGGTAACAGGGGCTCGCTTCCTCTTCTATAAAGGACTTGGAGCTCGTTTGGAACGTGCTATCTACAACTTCATGTTGGATGAGCATGGAAAAGAAGGTTACACTGAAGTCATCACACCTTATATGGTTAACCATGATTCTATGTTCGGTACTGGTCAATATCCAAAATTCAAAGAAGATACATTTGAATTGAAAGATACGAACTATGTCCTCATTCCTACAGCTGAAGTTCCTCTGACCAACTACTACCGTGATGAAATTCTTGATGGAAAAGACTTACCAATCTACTTTACTGCTATGAGTCCATCATTCCGTTCTGAAGCTGGTTCAGCTGGTCGCGATACTCGCGGTTTGATTCGTTTACACCAATTCCACAAGGTTGAAATGGTGAAATTTGCCAAACCTGAAGAGTCATACGAAGAACTAGAAAAGATGACAGCCAACGCTGAAAACATCCTTCAAAAACTCAACCTTCCATACCGTGTGGTTGCTCTCTCTACTGGAGATATGGGCTTCTCTGCTGCTAAGACTTATGACTTGGAAGTATGGATTCCTGCGCAAAATACTTATCGTGAAATCTCAAGCTGTTCAAATACAGAAGATTTCCAAGCTCGTCGTGCCCAAATCCGTTACCGTGATGAAGCCGATGGTAAGGTTAAACTTCTTCATACTTTGAATGGTTCTGGACTTGCTGTCGGACGTACAGTCGCTGCTATCCTTGAAAACTATCAAAACGAAGATGGTTCTGTGACCATTCCAGAAGTTCTTCGTCCATACATGGGTGGAGCTGAAGTTATCAAACCATAA
- a CDS encoding DUF956 family protein, which translates to MAQSLNKVVDLQTTGTSYLSITGKVGKFLVGDHALEFYADRNVEDYIQIPWSSVNQIGANVSGRKVSRHFEVFTDQGKFLFASKDSGKILKIAREKLGNDKVVKLPTLVQIIGRKIKNLFAKK; encoded by the coding sequence ATGGCACAATCCCTCAACAAGGTCGTCGACTTGCAAACAACTGGAACTTCCTATCTCTCCATTACAGGAAAGGTTGGAAAATTTCTGGTTGGAGATCATGCGCTAGAATTTTACGCAGACCGTAATGTCGAGGACTATATTCAAATCCCATGGTCCAGCGTTAACCAAATCGGAGCCAATGTTTCAGGCCGCAAGGTTAGTCGGCATTTTGAAGTCTTTACAGACCAAGGAAAATTCCTTTTCGCCTCAAAAGACTCTGGAAAAATTCTTAAGATTGCTCGTGAAAAATTGGGAAATGACAAGGTAGTCAAACTTCCTACCTTAGTCCAAATCATTGGTCGAAAAATTAAAAATCTATTTGCAAAAAAATAG
- a CDS encoding aspartate kinase, giving the protein MKVVKFGGSSLASASQLEKVLNIVKSDPERRFVVVSAPGKRDAEDTKVTDALIKYYRDYVAGNDISKRQNWIIDRYAAMVSELKLKPTVLEKISKSIRALATLPIEENEFLYDTFLAAGENNNAKLIAAYFNQNGIDARYVHPREAGIVVTSEPGNARIIPSSYDKIEELTNANEVLVIPGFFGVTKENQICTFSRGGSDITGSIIAAGVKADLYENFTDVDGIFAAHPGIIHKPHSIPELTYREMRELAYAGFSVLHDEALLPAYRGKIPLVIKNTNNPDHPGTRIVLQHSSDKFPVVGIAGDSGFVSINMSKYLMNREIGFGRKVLQILEDLNIGWEHMPTGIDDLSIILRSRELTPIKEEEILRQLVQKAEVDHAEIEHDLSIIMIVGEKMKRHIGVTATATRALSENNINIQMMSQGSSEVSIMFVVHKDQEKAALKALYQAFFGENKED; this is encoded by the coding sequence ATGAAGGTTGTTAAATTTGGTGGAAGCTCGCTTGCCTCTGCTAGTCAGTTAGAAAAAGTTCTAAACATTGTAAAAAGTGACCCTGAACGTCGTTTCGTAGTTGTATCTGCTCCAGGCAAACGTGACGCCGAGGATACTAAGGTGACAGATGCCTTAATTAAATACTACCGCGACTATGTAGCTGGTAACGATATCAGTAAACGTCAAAACTGGATTATTGATCGTTATGCTGCCATGGTTAGTGAGCTAAAACTCAAACCAACAGTTCTAGAAAAAATCTCAAAAAGCATCCGTGCTCTTGCAACTCTTCCTATAGAAGAAAACGAATTTCTCTACGATACTTTCCTAGCAGCCGGTGAAAACAACAATGCCAAATTGATTGCTGCCTACTTTAACCAAAACGGTATCGATGCACGCTATGTTCACCCTAGAGAAGCTGGGATTGTGGTAACAAGTGAACCTGGCAACGCTCGCATCATTCCATCAAGTTATGACAAGATTGAAGAATTGACAAATGCAAATGAAGTCCTTGTCATTCCTGGTTTCTTTGGAGTTACCAAGGAAAATCAAATCTGTACCTTCTCACGTGGGGGTTCAGATATCACTGGTTCTATCATTGCTGCTGGTGTCAAAGCTGACCTCTATGAAAACTTTACGGATGTAGATGGAATCTTTGCAGCCCACCCTGGTATTATCCATAAACCACACTCTATCCCTGAATTGACCTACCGTGAAATGCGTGAATTAGCCTATGCTGGATTCTCTGTACTACACGATGAAGCACTTCTACCAGCCTACCGTGGGAAAATTCCTCTTGTCATTAAAAATACCAACAATCCAGACCACCCAGGTACTCGCATTGTGCTACAACATAGCAGCGACAAATTCCCAGTTGTTGGGATCGCTGGTGATTCTGGCTTTGTCAGCATTAATATGTCTAAATATCTGATGAACCGCGAAATCGGTTTTGGTCGTAAAGTTCTTCAGATCCTTGAGGACCTTAATATTGGTTGGGAACATATGCCAACTGGTATCGATGACCTGTCTATCATCTTACGTTCACGAGAATTGACTCCGATTAAGGAAGAAGAAATCCTTCGTCAATTAGTCCAAAAAGCAGAGGTAGACCACGCTGAAATCGAACACGACCTCTCTATCATTATGATTGTTGGGGAAAAAATGAAGCGTCATATCGGGGTAACTGCTACAGCCACTCGTGCCTTATCTGAGAACAACATCAACATCCAAATGATGTCACAAGGCTCTAGTGAAGTTTCTATCATGTTTGTTGTCCATAAAGATCAAGAAAAAGCCGCCCTTAAAGCTCTCTACCAAGCATTTTTCGGTGAAAATAAGGAAGACTAA
- a CDS encoding enoyl-CoA hydratase codes for MDHILYQVQDDLAMITLNHPEVANGFHIPMCQEILEALELAEKDASVSFVLINAAGKVFSIGGDLVEMKRAVEEDDIASLAQIAELVNAISYKIKQIPKPVIMEVDGAVAGAAANMALAVDFCIASDRAKFIQAFVGVGLAPDAGGLFLLTRSLGATRATQLAMTGEAFTAEKALEAGAVYRLCASDQLEKTREQLLKKLRRGSSNSYDAIKKLVWESEFKQWHEYAQLELELQKSLSYTEDFKEGVRAHSERRRPKFLGK; via the coding sequence ATGGATCATATTCTCTACCAAGTTCAAGACGATTTAGCGATGATAACTCTGAATCATCCCGAGGTGGCAAATGGTTTTCATATTCCTATGTGTCAAGAAATTCTAGAAGCATTGGAATTGGCTGAAAAAGATGCTTCGGTTTCGTTTGTTCTCATTAATGCTGCCGGCAAAGTCTTCTCTATTGGGGGCGATCTAGTAGAAATGAAACGTGCTGTTGAAGAGGATGATATTGCCTCCTTGGCTCAGATTGCAGAATTAGTCAATGCCATTTCTTATAAAATTAAGCAAATTCCTAAGCCTGTCATCATGGAAGTGGATGGAGCAGTTGCTGGGGCGGCGGCTAATATGGCCTTGGCAGTTGATTTCTGTATTGCTTCTGACAGAGCTAAATTCATCCAGGCCTTTGTAGGTGTGGGCTTAGCTCCAGACGCGGGAGGTTTATTCTTGCTGACACGATCACTTGGTGCAACGCGGGCTACGCAATTAGCTATGACGGGTGAAGCTTTCACAGCAGAAAAAGCACTTGAAGCTGGAGCAGTCTATCGTCTTTGTGCTAGTGATCAACTGGAAAAGACAAGAGAACAATTGTTGAAGAAGTTGAGAAGAGGCTCCTCTAACTCCTATGATGCTATTAAGAAGTTAGTCTGGGAGAGCGAGTTTAAGCAGTGGCACGAGTACGCACAGCTAGAATTGGAATTGCAAAAATCTCTATCTTATACGGAGGATTTCAAAGAAGGTGTTCGTGCACATTCTGAAAGAAGACGTCCAAAATTTTTGGGGAAATAA
- a CDS encoding MarR family transcriptional regulator, which translates to MDYQRINDYLTSIFNNVLVIEEMSLRGSRFKDISIKEMHTIDVIGKFPDVTPSQVSKELMVTLGTVTTSLNNLERKGYIERLRSDQDRRVVHLHLTKKGRLVHRLHKRFHKAMVERIIEGMSPEEMDVMSKGLTNLYQFLEDLK; encoded by the coding sequence TTGGACTACCAACGGATCAATGACTATTTAACATCTATTTTTAATAACGTCCTTGTGATTGAGGAAATGAGTTTGAGAGGTAGTCGTTTCAAGGATATCTCCATCAAGGAAATGCACACGATCGATGTGATTGGCAAGTTTCCAGATGTGACTCCAAGTCAAGTGTCCAAAGAGTTGATGGTAACTCTAGGAACCGTGACAACTAGCTTAAACAACTTGGAACGAAAAGGTTATATCGAGCGCTTGCGATCAGATCAGGATCGTCGTGTAGTACATCTGCATTTGACAAAGAAAGGTCGACTTGTACATCGTCTCCATAAACGTTTCCACAAGGCCATGGTCGAAAGAATTATCGAAGGCATGAGCCCAGAGGAAATGGATGTCATGAGTAAAGGTTTGACCAATCTTTATCAATTTTTGGAGGATTTGAAATAA
- a CDS encoding beta-ketoacyl-ACP synthase III, with translation MAFAKISQVAHYVPEQIVTNEDLAQVMDTSDEWISSRTGIKERRISKTESTGDLATAVAKQLLEKSGISAEELDFIILATMTPDSMMPSTAARVQARIGARKAFAFDLTAACSGFTFALSTAEKFISSGRFGKGLVIGSETMSKTLDWTDRSTAVLFGDGAGGVLLEASDNQHFLAESLNSDGSRSECLTYGQTGLTSPFSVQEKPDAFLKMDGRAVFDFAIRDVAKSIKETIEMSPVSAEELDYLLLHQANNRILDKMARKIGVDRDKLPANMTKYGNTSAASIPILLSECVEEGLIHLDGSQKILLSGFGGGLTWGTLVVTI, from the coding sequence ATGGCTTTTGCGAAAATAAGCCAGGTTGCTCATTATGTTCCAGAGCAGATTGTCACAAATGAAGATTTGGCTCAGGTTATGGATACGAGTGATGAATGGATTTCAAGTCGAACTGGAATTAAGGAACGTCGCATTTCTAAGACAGAATCAACAGGAGATTTGGCAACGGCAGTTGCAAAACAACTCCTAGAGAAGTCAGGGATTTCTGCTGAAGAGTTGGATTTTATCATCCTAGCTACGATGACACCTGACTCAATGATGCCTTCTACTGCAGCACGTGTACAGGCTCGTATTGGTGCTCGTAAGGCCTTTGCATTTGATCTAACTGCTGCTTGTAGTGGTTTCACCTTTGCCCTTTCAACTGCTGAGAAATTCATATCATCTGGACGATTTGGCAAGGGCTTGGTCATCGGTAGTGAAACTATGTCCAAAACCTTGGACTGGACAGATCGTTCAACAGCTGTCCTATTTGGAGATGGAGCTGGTGGCGTCTTGTTAGAAGCAAGCGATAATCAACATTTCCTAGCGGAGAGTCTCAATAGCGATGGTTCACGTAGTGAGTGCTTGACCTATGGGCAGACAGGCTTGACTTCCCCATTTTCAGTTCAAGAAAAGCCAGATGCTTTCTTGAAAATGGATGGACGAGCAGTTTTTGACTTTGCAATTCGAGATGTTGCTAAGTCTATCAAAGAGACCATAGAGATGAGTCCTGTATCTGCAGAAGAACTAGACTATCTCCTGCTTCATCAGGCCAATAACCGTATCTTGGATAAGATGGCTAGAAAAATCGGTGTAGATCGTGATAAGCTTCCCGCAAATATGACCAAGTATGGAAATACTAGTGCGGCAAGTATTCCGATTTTGCTTTCAGAGTGTGTAGAAGAAGGGCTAATCCATTTGGATGGTAGCCAAAAAATACTCTTATCAGGCTTCGGTGGAGGTTTGACATGGGGCACACTTGTTGTTACAATTTAG
- a CDS encoding acyl carrier protein, with translation MAVFEKVQEIIVEELGKDASEVTLESTFDDLDADSLDLFQVISEIEDAFDIQIEAEDDLKTVGDLVAYVEEQTK, from the coding sequence ATGGCAGTATTTGAAAAAGTACAAGAAATTATCGTTGAAGAACTTGGAAAAGACGCATCAGAAGTAACGCTTGAATCTACTTTTGATGATTTGGATGCAGATTCATTGGACTTGTTCCAAGTAATCTCTGAAATCGAAGATGCTTTTGATATCCAAATCGAAGCAGAAGATGACTTGAAAACAGTTGGCGACTTGGTTGCTTATGTTGAAGAGCAAACAAAATAA
- the fabK gene encoding enoyl-[acyl-carrier-protein] reductase FabK yields the protein MKTRITELLNIKYPILQGGMAWVADGDLAGAVSKAGGLGIIGGGNAPKEVVKANIDKIRSLTDKPFGVNIMLLSPFVDDIVDLVIEEGVKVVTTGAGNPSKYMERFHEAGITVIPVVPSVALAKRMEKIGADAVIAEGMEAGGHIGKLTTMTLVRQVAAAVSIPVIAAGGIADGEGAAAGFMLGAEAVQVGTRFVVAKESNAHPNYKAKILKARDIDTTISAQHFGHAVRAIKNKLTRDFEQAEKDAFKQENPDLEIFEQMGAGALAKAVVHGDVDGGSVMAGQIAGLVSKEETVEEILKDIYYGAAEKIQAEAARWAGVTRND from the coding sequence ATGAAAACACGTATTACAGAATTATTGAATATTAAATATCCTATCCTTCAGGGAGGAATGGCCTGGGTTGCTGATGGTGACCTAGCGGGTGCTGTTTCAAAGGCAGGTGGTTTGGGTATCATCGGTGGAGGAAATGCTCCCAAGGAAGTGGTTAAGGCCAATATCGATAAGATTAGATCTTTAACAGACAAGCCTTTTGGTGTCAACATTATGCTTCTGTCTCCATTTGTTGATGATATTGTTGACCTCGTTATTGAAGAAGGGGTTAAAGTAGTCACAACTGGCGCAGGAAACCCAAGTAAATACATGGAGCGATTCCATGAAGCGGGAATCACCGTTATTCCAGTAGTTCCTAGTGTTGCATTGGCGAAACGCATGGAAAAAATCGGTGCGGATGCCGTCATTGCAGAAGGTATGGAAGCAGGTGGACACATTGGTAAACTAACAACTATGACCTTGGTTCGTCAAGTTGCAGCTGCTGTTTCTATTCCTGTTATCGCTGCTGGCGGTATTGCAGACGGTGAGGGAGCTGCTGCTGGCTTTATGCTTGGTGCAGAGGCTGTGCAAGTAGGAACTCGTTTTGTAGTTGCTAAAGAATCAAATGCCCATCCAAACTATAAAGCTAAAATTTTAAAAGCACGTGATATTGATACAACGATTTCGGCACAACATTTTGGACACGCAGTTCGTGCCATTAAAAACAAATTGACTCGTGATTTCGAGCAAGCTGAAAAAGATGCCTTTAAACAAGAAAATCCAGATTTAGAAATTTTTGAGCAGATGGGCGCAGGAGCCTTAGCTAAAGCAGTTGTCCATGGGGATGTGGATGGCGGTTCAGTGATGGCCGGCCAGATTGCAGGTTTGGTATCTAAAGAAGAAACTGTTGAAGAAATCTTAAAAGATATTTACTACGGTGCAGCTGAAAAGATTCAAGCAGAAGCTGCTCGTTGGGCAGGAGTTACAAGAAATGACTAA
- the fabD gene encoding ACP S-malonyltransferase yields MTKTAFLFAGQGAQYLGMGRELYDQYAIVKETIDQASQVLGYDLRDLIDNDEMNLNQTRYTQPAILATSVAIYRLLKEKGYQPDMVAGLSLGEYSALVASGALDFEDAVALVAKRGAFMEEAAPAGSGKMVAVLNTPVEVIEKACQEASQLGVVTPANYNTPSQIVIGGEVAVVDRAVELLQEAGAKRLIPLNVSGPFHTALLEPASQKLAQVLTEVEFSDFACPLVGNTEAKVMEKERIAELLTRQVKEPVRFYESIAVMQEAGVNRFIEIGPGKILSGFVKKIDKTAQLANVEDQASLQALLEN; encoded by the coding sequence ATGACTAAAACAGCCTTTTTATTTGCAGGTCAGGGAGCCCAGTACCTAGGAATGGGTCGCGAGCTATACGACCAATATGCTATCGTCAAGGAAACAATCGACCAAGCTAGCCAAGTATTAGGCTATGACCTCCGTGACTTGATTGATAATGATGAAATGAACCTAAATCAGACTCGTTACACGCAACCAGCTATTTTGGCTACATCAGTTGCTATTTACCGACTACTAAAGGAGAAAGGTTACCAGCCTGATATGGTGGCAGGTTTGTCTCTTGGAGAATATTCTGCCCTTGTAGCTAGTGGTGCCTTGGATTTTGAAGATGCAGTAGCTCTAGTTGCTAAGCGTGGAGCTTTTATGGAAGAAGCGGCACCTGCGGGATCAGGAAAAATGGTGGCTGTCCTCAATACACCGGTTGAAGTGATCGAAAAAGCTTGTCAAGAAGCTTCTCAACTTGGTGTTGTAACTCCAGCCAACTACAATACGCCGAGTCAAATTGTTATTGGTGGGGAGGTAGCTGTAGTAGATCGTGCAGTTGAACTTTTGCAAGAAGCAGGAGCAAAACGCTTGATTCCGCTCAATGTTTCTGGACCTTTCCATACAGCTTTATTGGAACCCGCTAGTCAAAAATTAGCTCAAGTCCTTACAGAAGTTGAATTTTCTGACTTTGCTTGTCCACTTGTTGGTAATACAGAAGCAAAGGTTATGGAAAAAGAACGAATTGCAGAACTCTTGACTCGTCAAGTTAAGGAGCCTGTCCGTTTTTATGAAAGTATTGCAGTCATGCAAGAAGCTGGTGTGAATCGTTTTATCGAGATTGGTCCTGGGAAGATCTTGTCAGGATTTGTCAAAAAGATTGATAAAACTGCTCAACTGGCTAATGTGGAAGATCAAGCAAGTTTACAAGCACTCTTAGAAAATTAG
- the fabG gene encoding 3-oxoacyl-[acyl-carrier-protein] reductase, which translates to MKLEQKNVFITGSSRGIGLAIAHKFASLGANVVLNSRGEISEELLAEFKPYGVKVLAISGDVSDFADAKRMVDQAIAELGSVDVLVNNAGITQDTLMLKMTEADFEKVLKVNLTGAFNMTQSVLKPMMKAREGAIINMSSVVGLMGNIGQANYAASKAGLIGFTKSVAREVANRNIRVNAIAPGMIESDMTAVLSEKVKDAMLAQIPMRQFGQAEQVADVTAFLASQDYLTGQVIAIDGGLTMQ; encoded by the coding sequence ATGAAACTAGAACAGAAAAATGTCTTTATTACAGGCTCAAGTCGAGGAATTGGTCTTGCCATTGCCCATAAATTTGCCAGCTTGGGAGCCAATGTTGTTTTGAATAGTCGTGGTGAAATCTCCGAGGAACTTCTTGCCGAATTTAAACCATACGGGGTGAAGGTCCTTGCTATTTCTGGTGACGTTTCTGATTTTGCAGACGCTAAACGTATGGTTGATCAAGCTATTGCAGAGCTGGGTTCAGTAGATGTGTTGGTTAACAATGCAGGAATTACCCAAGATACCCTTATGCTCAAGATGACAGAAGCGGATTTTGAAAAAGTGCTTAAAGTGAATCTGACTGGTGCCTTTAACATGACACAATCAGTCTTGAAACCGATGATGAAAGCCAGAGAAGGTGCTATCATTAATATGTCTAGTGTTGTTGGTTTGATGGGAAATATTGGTCAAGCTAACTATGCAGCTTCTAAGGCTGGTTTAATTGGTTTTACAAAGTCTGTGGCGCGTGAAGTAGCCAATCGCAATATCAGGGTTAATGCTATTGCACCTGGAATGATTGAGTCCGATATGACAGCTGTTCTATCAGAAAAGGTAAAAGATGCCATGCTGGCGCAAATTCCTATGAGACAGTTTGGACAAGCAGAGCAGGTTGCTGATGTGACAGCTTTTCTCGCTAGCCAAGATTATCTAACAGGACAAGTCATTGCAATTGATGGTGGACTAACCATGCAATAA